A single window of Montipora capricornis isolate CH-2021 chromosome 14, ASM3666992v2, whole genome shotgun sequence DNA harbors:
- the LOC138033029 gene encoding uncharacterized protein isoform X1 → MTVAGMRQIPSPEKFQLHISERGAKFVEQIEVNEGKGAAYFQVPPHNGLSETDDMYDFKINITVSRVKKDRACYISPLPPDLPRPNVLSKGLKKVSKLPPNHNISTTRQQWIVAGTVDKRTLRKEVQDFCGQFSIYRLKPYVPYSVSVVASDEGQSHADRIRRSGTGEFPLCTNRIPSVIQIRGCTAARLPPLAVCIMCHANWMRETPFLAV, encoded by the exons ATGACAGTCGCAGGGATGCGTCAG ATACCGAGTCCAGAGAAGTTTCAGCTCCACATTTCAGAGCGAGGTGCCAAGTTTGTTGAGCAAATCGAAGTTAATGAAGGAAAAGGTGCTGCATATTTTCAAGTACCTCCTCACAATGGATTATCAGAGACTGATGACATGTACGACTTCAAAATA AATATCACAGTCAGTCGAGTAAAGAAGGATCGTGCCTGTTACATCAGTCCACTACCACCTGACCTGCCAAGACCAAATGTGTTATCAAAAGGATTGAAAAAG GTGTCAAAGTTGCCCCCAAATCACAATATTTCAACAACCCGTCAGCAATGGATAGTTGCTGGCACTGTTGACAAAAGGACATTAAGAAAGGAAGTTCAAGATTTCTGTGGCCAGTTCTCAATTTACCGTTTGAAGCCATATGTACCTTACTCAGTTTCTGTGGTGGCTTCAGATGAAGGACAGAGCCATGCTG ACAGAATCCGACGAAGTGGGACAGGGGAATTTCCACTTTGTACCAACCGTATCCCCAGTGTCATCCAGATTCGTGGGTGTACCGCTGCAAGATTGCCACCTCTCGCTGTGTGTATTATGTGTCATGCAAACTGGATGAGAGAAACACCATTCTTAGCTGTTTAA
- the LOC138033029 gene encoding uncharacterized protein isoform X3: MTVAGMRQIPSPEKFQLHISERGAKFVEQIEVNEGKGAAYFQVPPHNGLSETDDMYDFKINITVSRVKKDRACYISPLPPDLPRPNVLSKGLKKVSKLPPNHNISTTRQQWIVAGTVDKRTLRKEVQDFCGQFSIYRLKPYVPYSVSVVASDEGQSHAESDEVGQGNFHFVPTVSPVSSRFVGVPLQDCHLSLCVLCVMQTG, from the exons ATGACAGTCGCAGGGATGCGTCAG ATACCGAGTCCAGAGAAGTTTCAGCTCCACATTTCAGAGCGAGGTGCCAAGTTTGTTGAGCAAATCGAAGTTAATGAAGGAAAAGGTGCTGCATATTTTCAAGTACCTCCTCACAATGGATTATCAGAGACTGATGACATGTACGACTTCAAAATA AATATCACAGTCAGTCGAGTAAAGAAGGATCGTGCCTGTTACATCAGTCCACTACCACCTGACCTGCCAAGACCAAATGTGTTATCAAAAGGATTGAAAAAG GTGTCAAAGTTGCCCCCAAATCACAATATTTCAACAACCCGTCAGCAATGGATAGTTGCTGGCACTGTTGACAAAAGGACATTAAGAAAGGAAGTTCAAGATTTCTGTGGCCAGTTCTCAATTTACCGTTTGAAGCCATATGTACCTTACTCAGTTTCTGTGGTGGCTTCAGATGAAGGACAGAGCCATGCTG AATCCGACGAAGTGGGACAGGGGAATTTCCACTTTGTACCAACCGTATCCCCAGTGTCATCCAGATTCGTGGGTGTACCGCTGCAAGATTGCCACCTCTCGCTGTGTGTATTATGTGTCATGCAAACTGGATGA
- the LOC138033029 gene encoding uncharacterized protein isoform X2 — protein MTEIPSPEKFQLHISERGAKFVEQIEVNEGKGAAYFQVPPHNGLSETDDMYDFKINITVSRVKKDRACYISPLPPDLPRPNVLSKGLKKVSKLPPNHNISTTRQQWIVAGTVDKRTLRKEVQDFCGQFSIYRLKPYVPYSVSVVASDEGQSHADRIRRSGTGEFPLCTNRIPSVIQIRGCTAARLPPLAVCIMCHANWMRETPFLAV, from the exons ATGACAGAG ATACCGAGTCCAGAGAAGTTTCAGCTCCACATTTCAGAGCGAGGTGCCAAGTTTGTTGAGCAAATCGAAGTTAATGAAGGAAAAGGTGCTGCATATTTTCAAGTACCTCCTCACAATGGATTATCAGAGACTGATGACATGTACGACTTCAAAATA AATATCACAGTCAGTCGAGTAAAGAAGGATCGTGCCTGTTACATCAGTCCACTACCACCTGACCTGCCAAGACCAAATGTGTTATCAAAAGGATTGAAAAAG GTGTCAAAGTTGCCCCCAAATCACAATATTTCAACAACCCGTCAGCAATGGATAGTTGCTGGCACTGTTGACAAAAGGACATTAAGAAAGGAAGTTCAAGATTTCTGTGGCCAGTTCTCAATTTACCGTTTGAAGCCATATGTACCTTACTCAGTTTCTGTGGTGGCTTCAGATGAAGGACAGAGCCATGCTG ACAGAATCCGACGAAGTGGGACAGGGGAATTTCCACTTTGTACCAACCGTATCCCCAGTGTCATCCAGATTCGTGGGTGTACCGCTGCAAGATTGCCACCTCTCGCTGTGTGTATTATGTGTCATGCAAACTGGATGAGAGAAACACCATTCTTAGCTGTTTAA
- the LOC138033029 gene encoding uncharacterized protein isoform X4 produces the protein MFSPFALKMLGNTNFLAFGLETGCFKNITVSRVKKDRACYISPLPPDLPRPNVLSKGLKKVSKLPPNHNISTTRQQWIVAGTVDKRTLRKEVQDFCGQFSIYRLKPYVPYSVSVVASDEGQSHADRIRRSGTGEFPLCTNRIPSVIQIRGCTAARLPPLAVCIMCHANWMRETPFLAV, from the exons ATGTTTTCTCCATTCGCACTCAAGATGCTTGGAAACACGAATTTCCTGGCCTTTGGACTGGAAACGGGATGCTTCAAG AATATCACAGTCAGTCGAGTAAAGAAGGATCGTGCCTGTTACATCAGTCCACTACCACCTGACCTGCCAAGACCAAATGTGTTATCAAAAGGATTGAAAAAG GTGTCAAAGTTGCCCCCAAATCACAATATTTCAACAACCCGTCAGCAATGGATAGTTGCTGGCACTGTTGACAAAAGGACATTAAGAAAGGAAGTTCAAGATTTCTGTGGCCAGTTCTCAATTTACCGTTTGAAGCCATATGTACCTTACTCAGTTTCTGTGGTGGCTTCAGATGAAGGACAGAGCCATGCTG ACAGAATCCGACGAAGTGGGACAGGGGAATTTCCACTTTGTACCAACCGTATCCCCAGTGTCATCCAGATTCGTGGGTGTACCGCTGCAAGATTGCCACCTCTCGCTGTGTGTATTATGTGTCATGCAAACTGGATGAGAGAAACACCATTCTTAGCTGTTTAA